The proteins below are encoded in one region of Stigmatopora argus isolate UIUO_Sarg chromosome 2, RoL_Sarg_1.0, whole genome shotgun sequence:
- the slc7a10a gene encoding asc-type amino acid transporter 1, which produces MGDKKRKKDKEDDGRVTLKKEIGLLSACAIIIGNIIGSGIFVSPKGVLEHAGSVGLSLIVWVCGGGICVLGSMCYAELGVTIPKSGGDYSYVTEIFGGLVGFLLLWSAVLIMYPTTLAVIALTFANYVLQPAFQNCQTPYAATRLLATICVLFLTWVNCYSVRWATRIQDVFTVGKLLALGLIIIVGLVQIGRGYYDALVPSVAFQFSQDPSVGQIALAFLQASFAYSGWNFLNYVTEEVVEPRKNLPRAIYISIPLVTLVYTMTNIAYFTSMTPEELLASNAVAVTFGEKLLGMFSWVMPISVALSTFGGINGYLFTSSRLCFSGAREGHLPHLLAMIHLKNCTPIPALMLCCFATILILCIGETHNLINYVSFINYLSYGVTIAGLIYLRKKKPDLMRPIKVNLLIPIAYMLFWVVLLCFSLYSEPMVCGLGMVIVLTGVPVYFVGVWWKNKPKWIYRMTEKVTYVGQKVCYVMFPQQDPAEGQPLTSDKDRD; this is translated from the exons ATGGGGGACAAGAAGCGGAAGAAGGACAAGGAGGACGACGGCAGGGTGACTTTGAAAAAGGAAATCGGTCTTTTGAGCGCCTGCGCCATCATCATCG GAAATATCATTGGTTCGGGCATCTTCGTGTCCCCCAAAGGCGTCCTAGAGCATGCTGGCTCGGTCGGACTGTCGCTCATCGTGTGGGTGTGCGGAGGCGGGATCTGCGTGCTGGGTTCCATGTGTTACGCCGAGCTGGGCGTCACCATTCCCAAATCGGGCGGAGACTACTCCTACGTGACGGAGATCTTTGGCGGACTCGTCGG CTTCCTTCTGCTATGGAGCGCCGTTCTCATCATGTATCCCACCACGCTAGCCGTCATCGCTCTGACTTTCGCCAACTACGTGCTTCAGCCGGCTTTCCAGAACTGCCAGACGCCTTACGCCGCCACCCGGCTGCTGGCCACCATCTGCGTCC TTTTCCTGACATGGGTGAACTGCTACAGCGTGCGCTGGGCAACCAGAATACAGGATGTGTTCACGGTGGGGAAGCTGCTAGCTCTGGGTCTCATCATCATTGTGGGACTGGTTCAAATTGGCCGAG GCTACTACGACGCTCTGGTGCCCAGCGTGGCCTTCCAGTTCAGTCAAGACCCGTCGGTGGGCCAGATAGCACTTGCCTTTTTGCAGGCGTCCTTCGCTTACAGCGGCTGGAACTTCCTCAACTACGTCACCGAGGAGGTGGTGGAGCCGCGAAA GAACCTCCCCCGTGCCATTTACATTTCCATCCCTCTGGTGACCCTGGTCTACACCATGACCAACATCGCCTATTTCACCTCCATGACCCCCGAGGAGCTTCTGGCATCCAATGCAGTAGCCGTG ACTTTTGGTGAAAAGCTGCTGGGCATGTTCTCCTGGGTCATGCCAATTTCCGTGGCCCTGTCGACTTTTGGAGGCATCAACGGCTATCTATTCACTTCTTCTAG gttGTGTTTCTCAGGAGCCAGGGAAGGCCATCTGCCACACTTGCTCGCAATGATCCACCTTAAGAACTGTACTCCCATCCCTGCGCTGATGCTATGC TGCTTCGCCACCATCTTAATCCTATGTATCGGTGAGACGCACAACCTGATCAACTACGTGTCCTTCATCAACTATCTGTCTTACGGCGTCACCATCGCCGGCCTGATCTACCTCCGCAAAAAGAAGCCGGACCTGATGCGACCAATTAAG GTCAACTTGCTGATCCCCATCGCTTACATGCTCTTCTGGGTGGTCCTCCTCTGCTTCAGCCTGTACTCTGAGCCAATGGTGTGCGGCCTGGGCATGGTCATCGTGCTCACCGGCGTGCCCGTCTACTTTGTGGGGGTCTGGTGGAAGAACAAACCCAAGTGGATATACAGAATGACAG AGAAAGTGACGTACGTGGGCCAGAAGGTGTGCTACGTGATGTTCCCTCAACAGGATCCCGCAGAAGGCCAGCCTCTCACATCTGACAAAGACAGAGATTGA